The following proteins come from a genomic window of Hymenobacter canadensis:
- a CDS encoding FUSC family protein, with amino-acid sequence MSAQEDYSKLTLQELLGEEKKLKRNEIFAAASIGFLVGVMVYGVVRNGFGFLYVAIPLAMIVGIYRNSQSQKQVLQQVRAEISLRNRG; translated from the coding sequence ATGTCGGCCCAGGAAGATTACTCGAAGCTCACGCTCCAAGAATTGTTGGGTGAGGAAAAAAAGCTCAAGCGAAATGAAATCTTCGCCGCTGCAAGCATAGGCTTTCTGGTGGGGGTTATGGTGTATGGGGTCGTGAGAAACGGGTTTGGCTTTCTGTATGTCGCAATTCCTCTGGCTATGATAGTGGGGATTTACCGGAATTCGCAAAGTCAGAAACAGGTGCTGCAGCAGGTCCGGGCGGAAATCAGCCTCCGAAACCGGGGATAG
- a CDS encoding GNAT family N-acetyltransferase, with protein MTTTYLFHPDISTEAQATIVALLATALQSPAAELLADLRYQQQRQPVQAWLALADGNVVGCKLGYERQPGHYYSWLGGVHPDFRGQGVAAELMRRQHAWCQAQGYRAVRTHTYNRWRAMLLLNLRHGFDIIGTIQGPRGLTIVLEKELAAEL; from the coding sequence ATGACAACCACTTATCTATTCCACCCGGATATTTCCACTGAAGCACAGGCCACTATTGTCGCGCTGCTGGCCACTGCCCTGCAAAGCCCGGCCGCCGAGTTGCTCGCCGACCTTCGCTACCAGCAGCAGCGCCAGCCGGTGCAGGCGTGGCTGGCCCTGGCCGATGGCAACGTGGTCGGCTGCAAGCTGGGCTACGAGCGCCAGCCGGGCCACTACTACAGCTGGCTGGGCGGCGTCCACCCCGATTTCCGGGGCCAGGGCGTTGCCGCCGAGTTGATGCGCCGCCAGCACGCGTGGTGCCAGGCGCAGGGCTACCGCGCCGTGCGCACCCACACCTACAACCGCTGGCGCGCCATGCTCCTGCTTAACCTGCGCCACGGCTTCGACATCATCGGCACCATTCAGGGCCCCCGTGGGCTGACGATTGTGCTGGAAAAGGAGCTGGCGGCCGAGCTGTAA
- a CDS encoding DUF4136 domain-containing protein: MKPTLTLLGMGLAMALSGCFAARQARIDSDYSYTGNFRRYRTYEFVTGDGLSADSSRLGEAVRDAIRTRLKVQGYKSNKRRPDLLVNFRVFEGDMKFRGYLQEDISRWVKEEKVEDEETPTDNRQGYQPQRILLAEGTLLITLIDNRTNRAVWNGYASGVTVPNGPQGELVLRRSVRSIFDQYRVFTEGYLEGSQMTEN, encoded by the coding sequence ATGAAACCAACTCTTACGCTACTGGGAATGGGCCTGGCCATGGCACTTTCCGGCTGCTTTGCCGCCCGCCAGGCCCGCATCGATTCTGATTACAGCTACACCGGCAACTTCCGCCGCTACCGCACCTACGAATTCGTGACCGGCGACGGCCTGTCGGCCGACTCCAGCCGGCTGGGAGAAGCCGTCCGCGACGCCATTCGCACGCGCCTCAAGGTGCAGGGCTACAAGTCCAATAAGCGCCGCCCCGATCTGCTGGTGAACTTTCGCGTGTTTGAAGGCGACATGAAATTCCGGGGCTACCTGCAGGAAGATATCAGCCGCTGGGTGAAGGAGGAAAAGGTGGAGGACGAGGAAACGCCCACCGACAACCGGCAGGGTTACCAGCCCCAGCGCATCCTGCTGGCCGAAGGCACCTTGCTCATCACCCTCATCGACAACCGCACCAACCGCGCCGTCTGGAACGGCTACGCCTCGGGCGTTACGGTGCCCAACGGCCCCCAGGGCGAGCTGGTGCTGCGCCGCTCCGTGCGCTCCATCTTCGACCAGTACCGCGTCTTCACCGAAGGCTACCTCGAAGGCAGCCAGATGACGGAGAATTAG
- a CDS encoding XdhC family protein encodes MSTLDFGLTVLYYRPGLPTQLRNHYAHHNRTVPYEQLAREVPAGPHQYNYDRRLPDRRGSGAPAAAPPGALPEPDGQHGQNSAPAAELRAASFDETALSRIHAPIGLPIRSRTPEEIAISVAAELIQARNGG; translated from the coding sequence ATGAGCACGCTGGATTTCGGCCTGACCGTGCTCTACTATAGGCCCGGGCTGCCCACCCAGCTCCGCAACCACTACGCCCATCATAACCGCACGGTGCCCTATGAACAGCTGGCCCGCGAAGTGCCGGCAGGCCCGCACCAGTATAATTATGATCGTAGGCTACCGGACCGACGCGGTAGCGGTGCGCCAGCCGCTGCACCACCCGGTGCGCTACCTGAGCCTGATGGGCAGCACGGCCAAAATAGCGCACCTGCTGCAGAGCTGCGCGCCGCCAGTTTCGACGAAACAGCGCTGAGCCGCATACATGCCCCCATCGGCCTGCCCATCCGTAGTCGCACACCCGAGGAAATAGCCATCAGCGTAGCCGCCGAGCTGATTCAGGCGCGGAATGGCGGTTGA
- a CDS encoding TerC family protein yields MNVHLQQILDNPLAALAIVGNLVIIESLLSVDNAAVLATMVGDLPKEQRQKALRYGIIGAYVFRGVCILFASFLIEFWYLKPLGGLYLLYLAYDHFRGHAAADDGPDKRQSLVYRYTLGLLGPFWATVALIELMDLAFSIDNVFAVVAFTDNLILICTGVFIGILAMRLVAQAFVLLMAKYPFLETAAFVVIALLGLKLLLSLVEHFQPESAFSRFLGSEAADAGLTVLTVAVFAVPLLASWLKTKRSIPR; encoded by the coding sequence ATGAACGTACACCTGCAGCAAATCCTCGACAATCCCCTGGCCGCGCTGGCCATTGTGGGCAATCTGGTCATCATCGAAAGCCTGCTTTCCGTGGACAACGCGGCCGTACTGGCCACGATGGTCGGCGACCTGCCCAAGGAGCAGCGGCAGAAGGCCCTGCGCTACGGCATCATCGGGGCCTATGTGTTCCGGGGCGTGTGCATCCTGTTTGCCTCGTTCCTGATTGAGTTCTGGTACCTCAAGCCTCTTGGCGGCCTCTACCTGCTCTACTTGGCCTACGACCATTTCCGGGGCCACGCTGCTGCCGACGACGGCCCCGACAAGCGCCAGAGCTTGGTGTACCGCTACACGCTGGGGCTGCTGGGGCCGTTCTGGGCCACGGTGGCCCTGATTGAGCTGATGGATCTGGCCTTTTCCATCGACAACGTGTTTGCCGTGGTGGCCTTCACCGACAACCTGATTCTGATCTGTACCGGCGTGTTTATCGGCATTCTGGCCATGCGGCTGGTGGCGCAGGCATTCGTGCTGCTGATGGCCAAATACCCGTTCCTCGAAACGGCCGCCTTCGTGGTTATTGCGCTGCTGGGTTTGAAGCTGCTGCTGTCGTTGGTGGAGCATTTCCAGCCGGAGTCCGCGTTCAGCCGCTTCCTGGGCAGCGAGGCCGCCGACGCTGGCCTGACCGTGCTGACGGTAGCTGTCTTTGCGGTGCCGCTGCTGGCGTCGTGGCTGAAAACCAAGCGTAGTATCCCGCGGTAG